One window of the Candidatus Methylomirabilota bacterium genome contains the following:
- a CDS encoding ankyrin repeat domain-containing protein, which produces MTGAALDGRFNGKRALCALAMVVIATAATTCYAMGPLHEAAATGNTEFVKSWISQKRNLDVTYDEPSVEVEGNYSRGRGITALMTAARTGQFEIVKLLVEGGADLYAESRWRDGSNPRTAFDYAVDTERVAIVEYLWTKSDGIRFASRLDQHIAASCRRSCDDKFGGDARSNLALFLISIARDDAALGKGLSEAACYAQQPLRLLAFLDKHAVRFPGNTLHCIAYNPAVRHLRSVQERIAIASFFLDHGADPNDLPYTPLRGAAAAHDIEMVKFLLARGANPNLQGADGVTPMGAAANSCVYGGDAVQLEPRQKPQLAVIEYLAQAGSGAKLYATEGARSRLQILTSCCSRKPQTATQRRICELFGL; this is translated from the coding sequence ATGACCGGTGCGGCGCTCGACGGGAGGTTCAATGGAAAGCGTGCCCTATGCGCGCTTGCCATGGTCGTTATTGCCACAGCGGCTACAACATGTTACGCCATGGGCCCACTGCATGAAGCGGCCGCGACCGGAAATACCGAGTTCGTGAAATCGTGGATCTCGCAAAAGCGCAATCTCGACGTGACGTATGACGAGCCCTCGGTTGAGGTCGAAGGTAATTACTCCCGCGGTCGGGGGATCACCGCACTCATGACCGCCGCCCGGACGGGGCAATTCGAGATCGTGAAGCTGCTGGTGGAAGGGGGAGCGGATCTGTATGCAGAGTCGCGTTGGCGCGACGGCTCGAATCCACGCACGGCGTTTGACTATGCGGTGGACACGGAGCGTGTTGCGATAGTCGAATATCTGTGGACCAAGTCAGACGGCATCCGTTTCGCGAGCCGACTCGACCAGCATATCGCCGCAAGCTGCCGCCGAAGCTGCGACGACAAATTCGGCGGCGATGCGCGCAGTAATCTTGCCCTGTTCCTGATAAGCATTGCGCGCGACGATGCCGCTCTCGGCAAAGGCTTAAGCGAGGCGGCGTGCTACGCGCAGCAACCGCTTCGGCTCTTGGCTTTCCTCGACAAGCATGCAGTGCGGTTTCCCGGGAACACGCTGCACTGCATCGCCTATAACCCCGCGGTTCGTCATCTACGCTCCGTCCAGGAGCGGATTGCCATCGCTTCCTTCTTTCTCGATCACGGCGCCGATCCGAACGACCTTCCCTATACGCCATTGAGGGGCGCCGCCGCGGCGCACGATATCGAGATGGTGAAATTCCTTTTGGCGCGAGGCGCAAATCCCAATCTGCAAGGCGCCGATGGCGTGACGCCAATGGGTGCGGCGGCCAATAGCTGCGTCTACGGCGGAGATGCGGTCCAGCTCGAGCCCAGGCAGAAGCCTCAACTGGCCGTCATCGAGTATCTTGCGCAAGCCGGTTCCGGCGCAAAGCTCTACGCAACCGAGGGCGCGCGTTCGCGATTGCAAATCCTGACGAGCTGTTGTAGCCGCAAGCCGCAAACAGCGACCCAGCGGCGAATATGCGAGCTGTTCGGGCTGTGA